A genomic window from Salvia hispanica cultivar TCC Black 2014 chromosome 5, UniMelb_Shisp_WGS_1.0, whole genome shotgun sequence includes:
- the LOC125187205 gene encoding wall-associated receptor kinase-like 10 → MIQVELRAFIQLNMINMNPLQLISVFLLFSPLFSAALHAKPGCLDRCGDLLIPYPFGVGQKCSLNPYFNIKCDTTTYPPRAYLSIMKKEVIEFNQTYIRLKNPYMISACYDLSAGSTGNQHSMSVNLSGTPYRFSNVNVLTAIGCDDMVLLSDESSYIGGCSAFCTVENDTSGIGNCQFNGCCHERFSGYNSFVAAELIDLSRQSLREKLFPCSYAFIQEEENHDETELTVFSYPLYYLNNLTALLNDNWASASRPPVVSLDWVAGTGNCSRAKTSVAYACRDDKSVCVDYDDYSDTGYTCSCVQGYDGNPYLPGGCQTISSSIAKFGCLDQCGEVSIPFPFGMGPNCYLEPAFEVVCNTATNPAKPFLRHLNSEIVELNSSKIVVNYMYLASTCYNNGAGITKPEERRLTVDLLKTQYRLSDENWISAIGCEDMVVAVIGSDKQSIIRSSCATMCPGSWIDRGVIGAQCNYGTTAFGCCRVPIPRGTSYLEANLTDLFGRRTYSNVACSYAFVRYIKEIDADRHSPTSAFISYSFINNSTRITPDRLLTKKPSMALDWRIGAVNCKEAQQDLAKYACRNNTDCVDFDSTLGGYLCNCSKGHKGNPYLSPGCEDIDECIDNMTNTCVSSSTCINDPGGFHCSCPKGYIGDGKKDGTGCIQKPPSKTKMIILIGTSSGLGFSLLISLFFWLHKVLQKRREKMRKEKLFKRNGGLLLRKQTNEGELGKTKVFTAKELEVATDHFNENRIIGRGGQGTVYKGILYDGMIVAIKKLKLVEEHQLEQFINEVVILSQINHRNVVKLLGCCLETEVPLLVYEFMPNGTLFDLLHGSSNEFPCTWNMRLKMAADIAGALAYLHHAASVPIYHRDIKSSNILLDEKYVVRVSDFGTSRSVSTNQTHLTTLVKGTFGYLDPEYFQSSQFTEKSDVYSFGVVLVELLTGQRPISLDKTEEERGLAARFLACMEGKCVDTILDPQVRENGREDEVTLVAELAHRCLNLKGRMRPSMQEVATELESLMMCGMSSGVNVKSEDVRSFNDMPTMISDIEYTWPMSYKNASTSLSDTLPLVLFDSAP, encoded by the exons ATGATACAAGTAGAATTGAGAGCGTTCATTCAACTAAACATGATCAATATGAATCCTCTTCAACTGATCTCtgtttttctacttttctcgCCTCTATTCTCAGCCGCTCTACATGCCAAACCCGGTTGCCTTGATCGGTGTGGAGATTTACTGATTCCGTATCCGTTCGGAGTCGGCCAAAAATGCAGCCTCAACCCATATTTTAACATTAAATGCGATACAACCACTTACCCTCCAAGAGCTTACCTCTCTATTATGAAGAAAGAAGTGATTGAATTCAATCAAACTTACATTCGCCTCAAAAATCCATACATGATTTCTGCTTGCTATGATTTGTCTGCAGGCAGCACAGGCAATCAACATAGTATGAGTGTCAACTTGTCGGGAACTCCCTATAGGTTTTCGAATGTAAACGTGCTCACCGCCATCGGGTGTGATGACATGGTGCTGCTATCGGATGAAAGTTCCTATATTGGTGGCTGCTCGGCGTTTTGCACCGTCGAGAATGATACGAGCGGCATCGGGAATTGCCAATTTAATGGTTGCTGCCATGAAAGATTTTCCG GATACAACAGTTTTGTAGCAGCGGAATTAATTGACTTGAGCAGACAATCTCTACGTGAAAAGCTTTTCCCGTGCAGCTATGCCTTTATCCAAGAGGAGGAAAATCATGATGAAACTGAATTAACCGTATTTTCATATCCTTTGTACTACCTGAATAACTTAACAGCATTGCTAAATGATAATTGGGCATCAGCATCAAGGCCACCAGTAGTGAGCTTGGACTGGGTTGCTGGTACCGGGAACTGCAGCCGAGCTAAGACTTCTGTAGCTTATGCATGTCGAGACGACAAGAGTGTTTGTGTTGATTATGATGATTACAGTGATACGGGATACACATGTAGCTGCGTTCAAGGCTACGACGGAAATCCTTACTTACCGGGTGGATGCCAaa CAATTTCTAGTTCAATTGCCAAATTTGGATGCTTAGATCAATGTGGGGAAGTATCGATTCCATTTCCATTTGGTATGGGCCCGAATTGCTACTTGGAGCCAGCTTTCGAAGTTGTTTGCAACACGGCCACCAACCCTGCTAAACCCTTCCTCCGTCACTTAAACAGTGAAATCGTCGAGCTGAACTCATCAAAAATTGTGGTCAACTATATGTACCTAGCTTCAACTTGCTACAACAATGGAGCTGGAATTACCAAGCCAGAGGAGCGAAGATTGACAGTTGACTTGTTGAAAACGCAATATAGATTATCAGATGAAAACTGGATCAGCGCCATTGGCTGCGAGGATATGGTTGTCGCGGTTATTGGATCAGACAAACAAAGTATTATTCGCAGCAGCTGTGCAACGATGTGCCCCGGTAGTTGGATTGACAGGGGTGTGATTGGAGCACAATGCAATTATGGAACTACAGCTTTTGGTTGTTGTAGAGTACCAATTCCAAGAG GTACGAGTTACCTTGAAGCAAATTTGACCGATCTTTTTGGACGACGGACATATAGCAATGTTGCATGCAGCTATGCCTTTGTTCGATATATTAAAGAAATAGATGCAGACCGTCATTCTCCTACCAGTGCTTTTATTTCGTATTCGTTTATAAATAACTCAACGCGGATCACACCTGATCGTCTGTTGACGAAAAAGCCGAGCATGGCATTGGATTGGAGGATTGGAGCGGTGAATTGCAAAGAAGCACAGCAGGATCTGGCGAAGTACGCATGTCGAAATAACACTGATTGTGTCGATTTTGATTCTACGCTTGGAGGGTACCTCTGCAATTGCTCCAAGGGACACAAAGGCAATCCTTACCTCAGTCCAGGATGTGAAG ATATTGATGAATGCATTGATAATATGACTAATACATGCGTCTCAAGTTCCACTTGCATAAATGATCCTGGTGGCTTTCACTGCTCATGTCCAAAAGGGTATATCGGTGATGGGAAGAAAGACGGCACAGGTTGCATTCAGAAGCCGCCATCCAAAACCAAGATGATTATCTTGATAG GTACAAGCTCTGGCTTGGGGTTTTCGCTTCTAATCTCACTGTTCTTTTGGTTGCACAAAGTGTtgcaaaaaagaagagaaaaaatgagaaaagaaaaattgttcaAACGAAATGGTGGTCTTCTCTTGcgaaaacaaacaaatgaagGAGAACttggaaaaacaaaagtttTTACGGCAAAGGAGTTGGAGGTAGCTACAGATCActttaatgaaaatagaattattGGACGAGGAGGGCAAGGCACTGTCTACAAAGGAATATTATATGACGGAATGATTGTAgcgataaaaaaattgaaattggttGAGGAGCATCAATTGGAACAGTTTATAAATGAGGTAGTGATATTATCCCAAATCAATCACAGGAATGTAGTCAAACTACTAGGGTGTTGTTTGGAGACTGAGGTCCCTCTACTTGTTTACGAATTCATGCCAAATGGGACACTTTTCGATCTACTTCATGGTTCGAGCAATGAATTTCCATGTACATGGAACATGCGTTTGAAAATGGCAGCAGATATAGCAGGGGCACTAGCGTACTTACATCATGCAGCTTCCGTGCCTATCTATCACAGGGACATCAAGTCTAGTAATATCCTTCtagatgaaaaatatgttgttAGAGTATCTGATTTTGGAACTTCAAGGTCAGTTTCTACAAATCAGACTCACCTAACTACTCTGGTTAAAGGGACCTTTGGATATTTAGATCCAGAGTACTTCCAATCGAGTCAATTTACAGAAAAGAGCGATGTTTATAGTTTCGGGGTAGTTCTTGTCGAGCTTCTCACTGGGCAAAGGCCAATATCTCTTGATAAAACAGAAGAGGAAAGAGGCTTAGCGGCACGGTTCCTTGCATGCATGGAAGGAAAATGCGTGGACACAATTTTAGATCCTCAAGTTCGGGAGAACGGAAGAGAGGATGAGGTGACTCTAGTTGCTGAGCTTGCACATAGATGTTTGAACTTGAAAGGTAGAATGAGACCAAGTATGCAAGAAGTTGCTACTGAACTGGAAAGTTTAATGATGTGTGGTATGTCGAGTGGTGTTAACGTTAAATCAGAAGATGTCAGATCTTTCAACGATATGCCCACGATGATTTCGGACATTGAATACACATGGCCTATGAGTTATAAAAATGCTTCAACATCATTATCAGACACGCTTCCTTTAGTATTATTCGACAGTGCGCCATAA
- the LOC125189747 gene encoding uncharacterized protein LOC125189747 has translation MTDSVVGTDQTDVCFWNRVLDVYNEFKPDGSVERTASQVRKKFGRITKALKRFSGIYETQLRLAESGRTEADVRALSYQLVLIDKDPVSGPKRTKLGVAGNYSSSSDSRAFDLNDDASEEEPPSRLSRRPRPQGQRAAIRESRTGSQFSAATSTAMPSTPRAALAHTLEVQMMKQLQENLALY, from the exons ATGACCGATTCTGTAGTCGGTACGGATCAGACCGACGTTTGCTTTTGGAATCGCGTTCTCGATGTGTACAACGAATTCAAACCAGATGGGAGCGTCGAGCGTACAGCTAGCCAGGTCCGGAAGAAGTTTGGAAGGATTACTAAAGCGTTGAAGAGGTTCAGTGGTATATACGAGACCCAACTCCGCCTTGCTGAGAGCGGCCGCACCGAAGCCGACGTACGAGCGTTGTCGTATCAGTT GGTCCTCATCGACAAAGATCCTGTCTCTGGGCCGAAGCGGACAAAACTAGGCGTCGCCGGCAACTACAGCAGTAGTAGTGACTCACGCGCCTTCGACCTGAACGATGATGCTTCGGAGGAGGAGCCCCCCTCCAGACTCTCTCGGCGCCCACGTCCGCAGGGCCAGCGTGCCGCAATCCGGGAATCTAGAACCGGCTCTCAGTTCTCCGCTGCGACCTCTACAGCAATGCCCTCAACACCGCGGGCGGCTTTGGCTCATACCCTAGAGGTGCAGATGATGAAGCAACTTCAGGAGAATTTGGCCTTGTACTAG
- the LOC125190715 gene encoding DNA primase small subunit-like isoform X2: MKFLMVSTLTISRFTMRSFFHKLRCTNGCRMEMSFNKVDDLQQAIKDHCPFKIDIGPVYSVDPEKRSAYAQSGGNVFRPVERELVFDIDISDYDDVRFCCQGADVCSACWPLMTVAIKIIDTALREDFGYNHILWVYSGRRGVHCWVCDGKARRLDDGQRAAIVNYLHVHKGNEHSIKKVTLVGQTFHPFIGRSAEVVKEFFEEKFVLSQNLFSDEDRYEKILEMIPDESITSELRGKWQDKKHTRDDINVVRWGQLKHLLQSGKQKMLGVRRCVEEIMFTFTYPRLDLEISKHMNHLLKAPFCIHPKTGRVCVPIDPKHCEDFDPSSMPTLSRLLEELNMRALGSGGEEDLENILHLANHTDISSHLFCNLC, translated from the exons ATGAAGTTCCTGATGGTTTCAACTCTAACTATCTCAAGATTTACTATG CGAAGTTTTTTCCATAAGCTGAGATGCACAAATGGATGTCGTATGGAAATG TCTTTCAACAAAGTAGATGATCTTCAACAGGCCATCAAGGATCATTGCCctttcaaaattgatattgGTCCAGTATACAGTGTGGAT CCTGAAAAAAGAAGTGCATATGCGCAGTCGGGTGGTAACGTTTTCAGACCAGTGGAGAGGGAACTTGTATTTGATATT GATATATCAGATTATGACGATGTCAGATTTTGCTGCCAGGGAGCTGATGTTTGTTCGGCATGTTGGCCATTGATGACGGTAgccattaaaataattgatactGCGCTTAGAG AGGACTTTGGATACAACCACATTTTATGGGTGTATAGTGGACGTCGTGGTGTGCATTGCTGGGTTTGTGACGGAAAAGCAAGAAG GTTGGACGATGGACAAAGGGCTGCTAtagttaattatttacatGTCCATAAG GGAAATGAACACAGCATTAAAAAAGTTACCCTAGTTGGACAGACGTTTCATCCTTTCATAGG GAGATCTGCTGAAGTCGTGAAAGAATTTTTTGAGGAAAAGTTTGTTTTGagtcaaaatttattttcagatGAAGATAGATATGAAAAGATACTGGAAATGATTCCTGATGAAT CCATTACTTCTGAGCTTCGGGGGAAGTGGCAGGATAAGAAACACACACGTGATGATATCAATGTTGTTCGATGGGGTCAACTTAAACATCTTTTGCAATCAGGAAAACAGAAG ATGCTGGGTGTCCGCAGGTGTGTTGAAGAAATTATGTTTACCTTCACCTATCCAAGACTTGATTTGGAG ATCTCAAAACACATGAATCACTTGCTGAAGGCACCTTTCTGCATACACCCGAAAACAG gCCGTGTTTGTGTTCCCATTGATCCTAAGCACTGTGAAGATTTTGATCCTTCGTCCATGCCAACCCTTTCCAGG CTTCTGGAAGAACTTAACATGAGGGCTCTAGGAAGTGGGGGTGAGGAAG ATTTggaaaatatacttcacttgGCGAATCATACAGATATTTCAAGTCATCTATTTTGCAACCTCTGCTAA
- the LOC125190715 gene encoding DNA primase small subunit-like isoform X1 — protein sequence MHKWMSYGNDGNHPGCDKSYFGRREFSFTLENDIYLRFQSFNKVDDLQQAIKDHCPFKIDIGPVYSVDPEKRSAYAQSGGNVFRPVERELVFDIDISDYDDVRFCCQGADVCSACWPLMTVAIKIIDTALREDFGYNHILWVYSGRRGVHCWVCDGKARRLDDGQRAAIVNYLHVHKGNEHSIKKVTLVGQTFHPFIGRSAEVVKEFFEEKFVLSQNLFSDEDRYEKILEMIPDESITSELRGKWQDKKHTRDDINVVRWGQLKHLLQSGKQKMLGVRRCVEEIMFTFTYPRLDLEISKHMNHLLKAPFCIHPKTGRVCVPIDPKHCEDFDPSSMPTLSRLLEELNMRALGSGGEEDLENILHLANHTDISSHLFCNLC from the exons ATGCACAAATGGATGTCGTATGGAAATG ATGGAAACCATCCAGGGTGTGATAAATCTTACTTTGGGAGAAGAGAGTTTTCATTTACCTTAGAAAATGATATCTACTTGCGGTTTCAGTCTTTCAACAAAGTAGATGATCTTCAACAGGCCATCAAGGATCATTGCCctttcaaaattgatattgGTCCAGTATACAGTGTGGAT CCTGAAAAAAGAAGTGCATATGCGCAGTCGGGTGGTAACGTTTTCAGACCAGTGGAGAGGGAACTTGTATTTGATATT GATATATCAGATTATGACGATGTCAGATTTTGCTGCCAGGGAGCTGATGTTTGTTCGGCATGTTGGCCATTGATGACGGTAgccattaaaataattgatactGCGCTTAGAG AGGACTTTGGATACAACCACATTTTATGGGTGTATAGTGGACGTCGTGGTGTGCATTGCTGGGTTTGTGACGGAAAAGCAAGAAG GTTGGACGATGGACAAAGGGCTGCTAtagttaattatttacatGTCCATAAG GGAAATGAACACAGCATTAAAAAAGTTACCCTAGTTGGACAGACGTTTCATCCTTTCATAGG GAGATCTGCTGAAGTCGTGAAAGAATTTTTTGAGGAAAAGTTTGTTTTGagtcaaaatttattttcagatGAAGATAGATATGAAAAGATACTGGAAATGATTCCTGATGAAT CCATTACTTCTGAGCTTCGGGGGAAGTGGCAGGATAAGAAACACACACGTGATGATATCAATGTTGTTCGATGGGGTCAACTTAAACATCTTTTGCAATCAGGAAAACAGAAG ATGCTGGGTGTCCGCAGGTGTGTTGAAGAAATTATGTTTACCTTCACCTATCCAAGACTTGATTTGGAG ATCTCAAAACACATGAATCACTTGCTGAAGGCACCTTTCTGCATACACCCGAAAACAG gCCGTGTTTGTGTTCCCATTGATCCTAAGCACTGTGAAGATTTTGATCCTTCGTCCATGCCAACCCTTTCCAGG CTTCTGGAAGAACTTAACATGAGGGCTCTAGGAAGTGGGGGTGAGGAAG ATTTggaaaatatacttcacttgGCGAATCATACAGATATTTCAAGTCATCTATTTTGCAACCTCTGCTAA